In Zingiber officinale cultivar Zhangliang chromosome 6A, Zo_v1.1, whole genome shotgun sequence, a single genomic region encodes these proteins:
- the LOC121995456 gene encoding uncharacterized protein LOC121995456: MTHPWITKSGPEDPASLPFSLPCTPLNSSTLHPILLSSLSFLGRDLLVQDPWTTTDPLFIHWLDELDPTYLTGEVQFIEPMNGQGLFWSRGSGLVLSADAVKPQSTYPAKLPLRPSSSSLSHLYLPPRCAAASTGYAAALLDVACCDGVLDFIERDVRQLLRGLRAIQALGERAKGKVVRRVSEGGGFYRNLVVLVRMLVAKGKTRLVEEVMEEIGRICEEMRGTHAVVMRANAKMEQ, translated from the coding sequence ATGACACATCCTTGGATCACAAAAAGTGGTCCAGAAGATCCTGCCTCGTTGCCCTTCTCGCTGCCATGTACCCCACTCAACTCCTCCACCCTCCACCCCATTCTGCTTTCCTCCCTGTCCTTTCTGGGCAGAGATCTTCTGGTCCAAGATCCCTGGACCACCACCGATCCCCTGTTTATTCATTGGTTGGATGAACTGGATCCCACCTATTTAACAGGTGAGGTCCAGTTCATCGAACCAATGAATGGACAGGGCCTCTTTTGGTCCAGAGGATCTGGCCTCGTCCTCTCCGCAGATGCTGTCAAACCCCAATCCACTTACCCCGCCAAACTCCCCCTCcgcccctcctcctcctcgctcAGCCACCTCTACCTGCCTCCTCGCTGCGCGGCCGCATCCACCGGCTACGCCGCCGCCCTCTTAGATGTTGCCTGCTGCGACGGAGTGCTCGACTTCATCGAGAGGGATGTGAGGCAGCTCCTCCGGGGCCTCCGGGCGATCCAGGCTTTGGGGGAGAGGGCGAAGGGGAAGGTGGTGAGGAGGGTGTCGGAGGGCGGGGGGTTCTACCGGAATCTAGTGGTGCTGGTGAGGATGCTGGTGGCAAAGGGGAAGACTCGGCTGGTGGAAGAGGTGATGGAGGAGATTGGGAGAATCTGCGAGGAGATGAGGGGCACCCACGCGGTGGTGATGCGGGCGAATGCGAAGATGGAGCAATGA
- the LOC121998615 gene encoding molybdate-anion transporter-like isoform X1: MEVFYWLLFGGLAAVVASLELSKTTRDRAATSSAFNSFKNNYLLVYSLMMAGDWLQGPYVYYLYTTYGYGKGDIGRLFIAGFGSSMLFGTIVGSLADKQGRKRASVTYCITYILSCITKHSPQYKVLMLGRVLGGIATSLLFSAFESWLVAEHNKRGFEPQWLSITFSKAIFLGNGLVAIISGLFANLLTDNLGLGPVAPFDAAACFLAMGMAIILSTWTENYGDASESKDLLTQFKVAASAISSDEKIALLGAIQSLFEGSMYTFVFLWTPALSPNDEDIPHGFIFATFMLSSMLGSSIASRLLARAVPKVESYMQLVFAISAVTLLLPVITNSLITPSTVKGGSISLGGCIQLFGFCTFEACVGIFWPSIMKMRSQYIPEEARSTIMNFFRIPLNIFVCIILYNVSAFPMTVMFGMCTAFLFLAAILQRRLMKVAEAHRSIFCAEFPDWTSVKERDGEAEPLNT; the protein is encoded by the exons ATGGAGGTCTTCTACTGGCTTCTCTTTGGCGGGCTCGCCGCGGTGGTGGCCTCCCTGGAGCTCAGCAAGACCACCCGCGATCGCGCCGCCACCTCCTCCGCCTTCAACTCCTTCAAGAACAACTATCTCCTCGTCTACTCCCTCATGATGG CTGGAGATTGGCTGCAGGGACCCTACGTCTACTACCTTTACACTACGTATGGCTACGGGAAGGGTGACATCGGCCGCCTCTTCATTGCCGGATTCGGATCTTCCATGCTGTTCGGTACCATTGTGGGTTCCCTGGCTGACAAACA GGGTCGGAAGAGGGCTTCTGTGACCTACTGTATCACCTACATCCTTAGCTGCATCACCAAGCATTCGCCGCAATACAAGGTCTTAATGCTGGGACGAGTTTTAGGAGGGATCGCCACGTCGCTCCTGTTTTCTGCATTCGAGTCATGGCTTGTTGCAGAACACAACAAG AGGGGTTTTGAGCCACAATGGTTGTCCATAACATTCTCGAAGGCCATATTTCTTGGCAATGGCCTAGTTGCCATTATATCTGGTCTCTTTGCTAATTTACTGACAGATAACTTGGGTTTGGGACCTGTTGCTCCCTTTGATGCTGCTGCTTGCTTCCTCGCAATGGGCATGGCGATTATATTATCAACATGGACCGAGAACTATGGGGATGCTTCTGAAAGCAAAGATTTATTGACCCAGTTTAAGGTTGCTGCATCAGCTATTTCTTCTG ATGAGAAAATTGCTTTACTGGGTGCAATACAGTCCCTGTTTGAGGGTTCCATGTATACGTTTGTCTTCCTTTGGACTCCTGCTTTGAGTCCAAATGATGAGGACATTCCTCATGGTTTCATTTTTGCCACTTTCATGCTCTCATCGATGTTAGGTAGCTCCATAGCATCTCGTCTATTAGCCCGTGCAGTACCAAAAGTTGAATCTTACATGCAGCTTGTATTTGCTATATCTGCCGTCACTCTCCTCCTACCAGTTATTACAAAT TCCTTAATAACGCCGTCAACAGTCAAAGGCGGGAGCATTTCTCTTGGGGGTTGTATTCAGCTCTTTGGATTCTGTACATTTGAAGCGTGTGTTGGAATATTTTGGCCGTCCATTATGAAAATGAGATCCCAGTACATTCCTGAGGAGGCTAGGAGTACAATCATGAACTTTTTCCGCATTCCACTGAACATATTTGTGTGCATTATTCTTTACAAT GTTAGTGCATTCCCTATGACTGTCATGTTCGGCATGTGCACTGCTTTCCTTTTCCTCGCTGCAATTCTACAAAGGAGGTTGATGAAGGTTGCTGAAGCCCACAGATCAA TATTCTGTGCAGAATTTCCAGATTGGACTTCCGTGAAGGAAAGAGACGGTGAGGCTGAGCCACTAAACACTTGA
- the LOC121998615 gene encoding molybdate-anion transporter-like isoform X2 yields MEVFYWLLFGGLAAVVASLELSKTTRDRAATSSAFNSFKNNYLLVYSLMMAGDWLQGPYVYYLYTTYGYGKGDIGRLFIAGFGSSMLFGTIVGSLADKQGRKRASVTYCITYILSCITKHSPQYKVLMLGRVLGGIATSLLFSAFESWLVAEHNKRGFEPQWLSITFSKAIFLGNGLVAIISGLFANLLTDNLGLGPVAPFDAAACFLAMGMAIILSTWTENYGDASESKDLLTQFKVAASAISSDEKIALLGAIQSLFEGSMYTFVFLWTPALSPNDEDIPHGFIFATFMLSSMLGSSIASRLLARAVPKVESYMQLVFAISAVTLLLPVITNSLITPSTVKGGSISLGGCIQLFGFCTFEACVGIFWPSIMKMRSQYIPEEARSTIMNFFRIPLNIFVCIILYNVSAFPMTVMFGMCTAFLFLAAILQRRLMKVAEAHRSKFPDWTSVKERDGEAEPLNT; encoded by the exons ATGGAGGTCTTCTACTGGCTTCTCTTTGGCGGGCTCGCCGCGGTGGTGGCCTCCCTGGAGCTCAGCAAGACCACCCGCGATCGCGCCGCCACCTCCTCCGCCTTCAACTCCTTCAAGAACAACTATCTCCTCGTCTACTCCCTCATGATGG CTGGAGATTGGCTGCAGGGACCCTACGTCTACTACCTTTACACTACGTATGGCTACGGGAAGGGTGACATCGGCCGCCTCTTCATTGCCGGATTCGGATCTTCCATGCTGTTCGGTACCATTGTGGGTTCCCTGGCTGACAAACA GGGTCGGAAGAGGGCTTCTGTGACCTACTGTATCACCTACATCCTTAGCTGCATCACCAAGCATTCGCCGCAATACAAGGTCTTAATGCTGGGACGAGTTTTAGGAGGGATCGCCACGTCGCTCCTGTTTTCTGCATTCGAGTCATGGCTTGTTGCAGAACACAACAAG AGGGGTTTTGAGCCACAATGGTTGTCCATAACATTCTCGAAGGCCATATTTCTTGGCAATGGCCTAGTTGCCATTATATCTGGTCTCTTTGCTAATTTACTGACAGATAACTTGGGTTTGGGACCTGTTGCTCCCTTTGATGCTGCTGCTTGCTTCCTCGCAATGGGCATGGCGATTATATTATCAACATGGACCGAGAACTATGGGGATGCTTCTGAAAGCAAAGATTTATTGACCCAGTTTAAGGTTGCTGCATCAGCTATTTCTTCTG ATGAGAAAATTGCTTTACTGGGTGCAATACAGTCCCTGTTTGAGGGTTCCATGTATACGTTTGTCTTCCTTTGGACTCCTGCTTTGAGTCCAAATGATGAGGACATTCCTCATGGTTTCATTTTTGCCACTTTCATGCTCTCATCGATGTTAGGTAGCTCCATAGCATCTCGTCTATTAGCCCGTGCAGTACCAAAAGTTGAATCTTACATGCAGCTTGTATTTGCTATATCTGCCGTCACTCTCCTCCTACCAGTTATTACAAAT TCCTTAATAACGCCGTCAACAGTCAAAGGCGGGAGCATTTCTCTTGGGGGTTGTATTCAGCTCTTTGGATTCTGTACATTTGAAGCGTGTGTTGGAATATTTTGGCCGTCCATTATGAAAATGAGATCCCAGTACATTCCTGAGGAGGCTAGGAGTACAATCATGAACTTTTTCCGCATTCCACTGAACATATTTGTGTGCATTATTCTTTACAAT GTTAGTGCATTCCCTATGACTGTCATGTTCGGCATGTGCACTGCTTTCCTTTTCCTCGCTGCAATTCTACAAAGGAGGTTGATGAAGGTTGCTGAAGCCCACAGATCAA AATTTCCAGATTGGACTTCCGTGAAGGAAAGAGACGGTGAGGCTGAGCCACTAAACACTTGA
- the LOC121998616 gene encoding probable 6-phosphogluconolactonase 4, chloroplastic, whose amino-acid sequence MAAPVSSAALSYAILRRQPSPICSFSATFLLPLSSATLDQSRRVSLSSVWPSQLRSRRRSLSSLPAMASEKALGSKGKQGLMVFDTEEELSASLAKYTAELSEKFIRERGAFTVVVSGGSLIKSLRKLTESPYLETIDWAKWHTFWVDERVVPKDHEDSNYKLAFDGFLSKVPIPPDQVCAINDALSAPGAAEDYETALKHLVNIGVVVKSASGYPRFDLMLLGMGPDGHIASLFPNHPLLNVTDKWVTFIKDSPKPPPERITFTLPVINSSSYVAMVVAGAGKAGVVGKALGNEKTADLLPVEMISLEDGELTWFADNAAVSMLPDKPSL is encoded by the exons ATGGCTGCCCCCGTCTCGTCTGCCGCACTTAGCTACGCCATCCTCCGCCGGCAGCCGTCGCCGATCTGTAGTTTTTCGGCGACTTTCTTGCTTCCTTTGTCATCGGCAACGCTAGATCAGTCGAGGAGGGTTTCTCTCTCCTCCGTCTGGCCGAGTCAACTCCGATCTCGTCGCAGGTCGTTGTCCTCGCTTCCTGCTATGGCTTCCGAAAAAGCTCTTGGTTCGAAGGGGAAGCAAGGCTTGATGGTCTTCGACACCGAGGAGGAGCTCTCCGCATCGCTTGCGAAATATACGGCGGAGCTGTCGGAGAAGTTCATCCGCGAGAGGGGTGCCTTCACTGTTGTCGTATCCGGTGGATCACTCATCAAATCCCTCAG GAAATTGACGGAATCTCCTTATTTGGAAACGATCGACTGGGCAAAATGGCACACTTTCTGGGTGGATGAGAGAGTGGTCCCAAAGGATCACGAAGATAGCAACTATAAACTTGCATTTGATGGATTTTTGTCTAAG GTCCCAATTCCACCTGATCAAGTCTGTGCTATCAATGATGCCTTATCAGCCCCAGGTGCAGCTGAAGACTATGAGACTGCTTTGAAGCATCTAGTCAACATTGGTGTGGTTGTCAAATCAGCATCTGGTTATCCAAGATTCGATCTCATGTTATTAGGAATGGGACCAGATGGTCATATTGCTTCTCTCTTTCCCAACCACCCTCTCCTTAATGTGACAGATAAGTGGGTTACCTTCATAAAGGACTCTCCAAAGCCACCACCAGAAAGGATTACATTCACTTTACCTGTAATCAATTCATCTTCTTATGTTGCAATGGTGGTTGCTGGAGCTGGGAAAGCTGGTGTTGTTGGTAAAGCTCTGGGCAATGAGAAAACCGCTGATTTGCTGCCTGTTGAGATGATTTCCCTTGAAGATGGAGAGTTGACATGGTTCGCTGATAATGCAGCAGTCTCAATGCTCCCAGATAAGCCAAGCCTGTAG
- the LOC121998617 gene encoding B-box zinc finger protein 20-like, which translates to MKILCDVCGQESASAFCCADEAALCDACDRRVHRANKLAGKHRRFSLSAPSAQSHPLCDICRGKRAFLFCQEDRAILCKDCDESIHSANHLTMKHNRFLLTGVRLSPAPISSSSSTEPESEATPAKDSAKTAVPVSDQNKILMANSSSPTTATTTSCSTTRSSAARPATASTTVSAATTSSISEYLTKMCPGWCVEDLLVDDAGGVSVEDFAKGNELLPFLEPDLDGGAQEPTADDFPVWAAQVPQFPSPYFSPAGLGHRQTWHANKEAGATYQRAAETVSEQGSEDIFMVPQISPAPTPNKRARRSLWHC; encoded by the exons ATGAAGATACTGTGCGACGTGTGCGGCCAAGAGTCGGCCTCGGCGTTCTGTTGCGCCGACGAGGCCGCCCTTTGCGATGCCTGCGACCGCCGGGTCCACCGGGCGAACAAACTCGCCGGCAAGCACCGCCGCTTCTCCCTCTCCGCGCCCTCGGCCCAGTCGCATCCCCTCTGCGATATCTGCCGG GGGAAGCGAGCGTTCTTGTTTTGCCAAGAGGATCGCGCGATTCTTTGCAAGGATTGCGACGAGTCTATCCACAGCGCCAACCATCTCACCATGAAGCACAATAGGTTCCTCCTCACCGGCGTCCGTCTTTCCCCGGCGCCGATATCCTCTTCTTCCTCTACCGAGCCGGAGTCGGAGGCGACGCCGGCTAAAGATAGTGCTAAAACCGCCGTTCCGGTGAGCGACCAAAACAAGATCTTGATGGCCAACTCTTCCTCCCCCACCACCGCCACCACCACCAGCTGCAGTACCACCAGAAGTAGCGCCGCCAGGCCCGCGACTGCATCCACCACCGTCTCCGCCGCTACTACCAGCAGCATCTCGGAGTACCTAACCAAGATGTGCCCTGGATGGTGCGTCGAGGACCTTCTCGTCGACGATGCAGGCGGCGTTTCGGTGGAGGATTTCGCGAAG GGTAACGAGTTGCTCCCGTTCCTGGAGCCGGATCTGGACGGCGGCGCGCAGGAACCGACGGCGGATGACTTCCCAGTGTGGGCGGCGCAGGTGCCCCAGTTCCCTTCGCCGTACTTCTCCCCCGCCGGCCTCGGACACCGCCAGACGTGGCACGCGAACAAGGAGGCAGGTGCCACCTACCAGCGGGCCGCGGAGACCGTGTCAGAGCAGGGGAGCGAGGACATATTCATGGTGCCACAGATTTCCCCTGCGCCTACTCCCAACAAGAGGGCGAGACGCTCGCTCTGGCACTGCTGA